The genomic stretch TAGTGGCCCATACCCCATGCATAGTAGGTGCATAAGTAGTGGCAGGGGGCAGAGTCATTGGGGTCGATCCTTCTTTGGTCTCACTTCTTACCACTTTCTCTTTGCTTATTCATTATAAGGTAGGGTTATGCTCTGACCTGCCAGGCAAGCtgtacctcagggcctttgcactagcTGTTCTCTTTGCCTGGGATACCTTTCCCAAGTTTACATGTGGCTCATTCCACCCTCATATCCTTTCAGTCTTTGCTGAAATCTACCTGTTCCATAAAATCTGCCCATGTTATCCTATCTAATGCTACCACCTGCCCTCCACactgggcacaggggcacatgcctataatcccagtgacttgggaggctgagggcaggaggatgacaagttcaaggttaacctgggcaattgagcaagacccagtctcaaaaaacaaaaagaactggggatgtaattctgtggtaaagtgcccctgggttcaatccccagtatcaaaaaccaaacaaaacccaaaaacccCTAAAACTGTCTGCCACTTATCAACCTGGTGTTCCTGGTGTCCCATCACCTCCTCtgtcctttctttcctccataGTACTTGTCTCTGTCACCATGTAACATCCTATATAACTGACTTTATACAGTATTTGTTTATTGTTGGTCTTTTCCCACTAAAACACAGAGACCAAGAAGATGAGGTCTTGCTTATTTAGCTCACTGATGTTTCTTAGAACAATGTTTGGCACATACTAGATGTTTGATACATattctgttgaatgaatgatcaCCCATGCTACCTTTGCAGGGCTATCCCCATTATTACCTACCCCTTCATTCCTCACCATTCCTTCCAGAATGAGCACAGAttaaataaggaaggaaggagagaatggaagaaattttaaaggggaagaaagatagaaaatgagagaattaAACAGAGATAAGGCTCTCCCCACATGTGTGGGCCCAGCAGGTGCCTACCTCAGAGGGTGTTGCCTCGGAATGCTTCTCCTGGGCACTGTGAGACGTGGGGTCTGGGTCAAGGTCCAAGGCTAGGGCTGAAGACTGTAACTCTGGGTCAAGGATTGGGACTGGAGGTTGGGGGCTGGTTGTAAGGGGCCTAGGAGCTGGGCTTGGGTCTTGGGGCAGTGGCTCTGTAGCCAGAGGGAGTTCGTCCATTCCAAAGATCTGCTCGTAGTGCACAATGAGGAACTCAACAAGCTGAGCCTGGTGTCCTGAGTCCAGCAGGCAGGTAACTGGGCTGGCACCAGCTGCCCGTGGACCATCTGGTGGCCGGAGAAGTGTTGGCCCAAATACAATTCCCAAGTTGTTGGCAGACATCTTGTTTTCTTCAAACTGTGCAGCCACCCTAGGGATGATGTGAGGAGAAGGGTCAGGGTATGGGGTGCAAGGTAACAGCTGAGAGTAGGGTACGACCTGTAGGTCAGCCTTGTGGTCACTTGCCCCTGTCTCAGGTCCTGGTCATTGAGGCTAGCAGCCACATGTCCAGAGATGGGAGTCAGGTGTCAGTACCCAAAGTTATGAGTTATGTATTAAGGTTCAGAGCTCAGAAAACATGTCAAAGGTCAGAGGTCAGTATTAGGGGTCAGCCATAGAGGTTAGCAATCACATGTCCAGGGAAAGGGATAACATTTCAAGGCTCAGGGACCAGTGCACACCTGAATAGATGGGCCACCAGGTGCCGCAGAGTGTTGTAGTTAGAGTCAGGCAGTTGTACCAAGAGGGTCTTCAGCGAGCGGATAacctcagggctggggctgggggtccCAGGGTTGTCCCCAGGGTCTGCATGCAGGGTCTTAGCCAGAGAGATGAAGGCATCGTAGAAGTGGAAGGGGACCACAGGGTCGGTGAGCTGGGGGTGGAATGGGTAGGGGTACACGAGTATAGGTGGGCTGCTGAGGGTCCTCAGCTCCTGCCCATCCCACCCTCCCATGTCCCCTGATCACCCACCTCCTGGAGAAACCGCTTGAGGACACTTGAGATGTCGTGAGGCGAGTTTCCTGACAACTCCACCAATGCTCGGCCATTCTCGAAAGCTTGGCACAACCGCTCCACACGGACCCGGGACCCACTGACTCGATAAATACCCTGTAGGGCAAGGGCATAAAAAGACACCTAGTTTATGATCCAGCCATCAGTAGGGTAAAGTCATTTCTGGGGACAGTGAAGGGTCAAAGTAGCACCTGCACACTCAGGGCACGGTGTTCTATCTCAGCTGTACATCTGGTGATCACAAAGGGAACCTCCTCCGGGAAGTCCCTGGGAAGCTGAAGGAAGTCGACCCCAAAGAGAGGTGTCCGGACTGGGAGCCGCTGATGTCCACAGAGGATCAGCAGAGTCTCCAGACATCGCTTGTGACAGGTCAGGAAGCACTGGGGGGAACATCATAGAGTCAGTGAGGTCATTGGAGGTCAGTGGGAAAAAAGACAGATGCAGGGATCCTCAGGGAAGGGAGGGTACACAGGAGATCATCAGATCAGGGTGGGTCCTGGGGGCAGGAAGGTTATAGGGATCTCAGGTCATCAGGGGTTAGCAAAAGTCATTGGGTCATCAGTCCAGGTCACACCTCTTCACACTCTGTCCCGCTGACCATGAAGGCTTCACACTCTCGACATTTGGCTGGGCCCCGCAGCCTCCGAAGCCTGTGGGTCTGAGCTGCAGTGGACAGTGTCCACTTCCGGAAAGGGCTGCCGAGCCCATTCTCCAGTCCATCTCCCATGTCTGCAGGGAGACAGGGTCAGATTTGCCTGGTCTACCTCCCACCATGCCCCGCCCTGCCTGTTTCCAGACTCACCAGGGTCTCGTTCCTCAAAGTCATCTGAAGATTCAGTGCCTGTGGATGAGACCTTCACCAGCCGCCGTGTACCagggcctggggacagagggtTATAGAAGTTGGAGGTCACAGAGGTTATGGGGAGATTCCAGGGTTGAGGACAAACAGTCTTGGTTTTCAGAGCTTCCAGAACCTCCCACAGATGGATCTGAGGAAAGAGCTCAGAGGGCAGGAAGTGGTCAGAGAGGTCAGAAGTTAAGCATTAGAAAATGGGTCAGCCATGTGTGGGGTAGTTATAAGTCTGATGATCAAGACAATAGGTCAGAGGTTGAGGAAATAGGCAAGAGCTGTGGGACAGGTCAGAGGTCAAGGGTGGATTAGACATAGGTTTCAAGGTTGGCCAGGGGCTGGAGTATGGCCATAGGTGGGGAATGGGTCAGGATCAGGTCCTATTCCTCACCTGGGCTGGAAGTGGGAGAGTCCAAGGATCGAGACTCACTGCCGCCACCCACGCTGTCCACATCACTGCCTGGAGTGGGACCTGGAGTCCCTAGGTGCAGACAGGTCAATAAGGATGGCCCCTAGCCTGGTACCACTCTCACCCTGCTCTCCCGACACTCACCCTGCCAGCCTATGCCAGTGTCCTCCCAAGGGCCCGGCTCTGTGGAACTCTCATCCAGCCTGGGAGGTGGGGGCCCAGAGAACTTCTTTCTTGAGTCCAGAGGGGAGCTGAGAGGAGAAGACAGGAGTTTGAGGGCTCCATCCCCAAGAAACTGGCCTGGCGTGACAGCACCCAGGCATCACTTCTAGGTCTGCAAGTCCTGATGCCCATGAGCATCCTGCTTCCTTAAGTGCCATGGACCCAGAGTCCTGAACCTTCTACTACCTGGGTCAATTCCCCCCTCCCATCTACAGCAAACAAAACCCAGATTACTAAATTCCATTGAGGCTTTGGGGTCTCTGATCTTCAGTACTTGATCCAATAGTACCAAAAGCCTAGCCCAGCAACTCCAGGCCCACTCCCAAACCAGCACCCAAGGCCCACCTGTGCACCGTGGGGGTGGGTGCAAACTCCTGGAAGGAGAAGGCCGGCGGTGGGGGTGGCGGATCCTCAGGCCGCAGTGCCCGCACGAACTCCTGGTAGCGCTGGCCAGGTTCGAAGGGCGCGCAGCACTCGGAGAGGGCTGCAAATGCGCGAGGACCACGTTCAGCCTGTGCTCTGCGCAGCCCAAAGAGGCCTAGGGTCACCTGTGGGAAGTAGGCAGTCAAGGAAGGGCGGGGCCTGGGTCCCTGAGGGAGGAGCCAGAGCCCAACTGTTTGGGGGCGGGGCGGTAACAAAATTGTAGTTTAGGGACTAGCCAGTCAGCTGGGCCTGGGGCTTGGTTGAAGTGCAGGCTTCTTCAAGGTCTGGGGCCCAATCGGCTGGCAGGAAGGTGAAGTGAGTCCTGCGGTCCCAGAAGTGGTGTAGGGGCTGGGTGGAGGGGCACTCAACTGGGGCACAAACGGGGTGAGGCCAAGGGAAGGAGCCTCACCCGCCTCAGCACTTCATCCCCCTGCAACACCAGCTTTCGCACGTGGGACACAATCCTCCGCTTGGTGTTTTCCAGGTCCTGCTGTCGTGCGTTGGCCTCGCGGACGCAGGCCTGATACAACCCCTCAGCCTCCAGTGCCTGGGGAAACCGAGGCCGTGGGTGGTGGCAAGAGAAGAGTGTGGAAAAGAGTGGGGGGTGCCAGATGCAAGAGGGACACAGGGTGGAATCCCCACCTTGGTCTGGGCCTCCTCTCGGGACCGTCGCCGACGCTCCTGCTGCTTGGTGGTTCCAGGGGAGGCTTGAGGGGCATGGTCCTCAGGGGACCCCTGGGAGCGGGCCCGCAGATCCTCACTGCGTTGCACATATTGGAGCTGGGCCCGCCGCAGTGCCTGCACTGCCTCGTTCTGGAAGGGTCACCGGAGGGTGGGGTTTGGGGGTAAGTTACCGCCTGGCCTCTTATTCCTTAGCTTGCCATCCCCCACCACTCAGCACCTCACCATCCGCTTCTGCTCCTTCATCCATTGCTCCTTGAACTCCTTCCGCCACTTCTCAATCTCAGTCCGTTTGGCAGCCAGTGGCTAGCAAGGGTGGGGGATGGTGATGCAGCCTCAGGGCCACCCCAGAGGTGCCACCCAACAGTCTTTTCCATTCCTTACACCCACATGCCTTTTCTCTTCTgaacccttttcttttctttctttctttccttttctcttctctctttctttctttctttctttctttctttcttcctccctctctccttccttttctttctttctttctttctttctttctttctttatgcagcacaggggatggaacccagggcatccAGCactggctctaccactgagttacaccccaaaCTCTGGGGTTTCTGAGTCTGTATTCTTCCTGGGAGTCTTCTCAGCCAGgtctgctcttcctcctctgagtGATCATGAGCAGAACTTCAGTGATCATCCCATCCTTTCTGCCTGGGCCCAGATACACCAAGGTCTTCTTCTGAGAATACTCAACATTCATATGCCCTTTCTCACAAACATAAGTAGTTTGGCAACTGCACAGGAAGCCTGGTTTGAATCTCTGCTGGGTAACCTTGAGCAAGTTCCTGAGCAtccctgggcctcagcttcctcatcggCAAAATGGCAATGATGGTAGCTGTGACTTCCTCCCACATGAAGGACATCAGAGTGCCCGCCCCTTACCTGGTAGTAATCTCTTTTCTGCTGGGCTACTGTTTCCAAGGCCAGGGCTCCCAGGTTGAGATCATGCTCCAGAAACAGAGTGTAGATGTACTGCAGCGGCATGTGACTCTGGGAGTAGGGTGTAGGAGGATGCTGAGGATGGGAGGACAGGGCCGGGGATCCGGAGGTTTTGGCTCTGGGGAAGTCTGCTCATGGTTACCTGCTGGTGGATGGACACCTTGCCAGTCTCAGCAATCTTCATGATGCTTTTAGCAAACTCCTGCTCTGTGGGGGTGTGGAGGGAGACATCAGGGGTCTGGGTACAGCTGGGGTTCAGGCACagcctgagggctggggttgggtaTAAGGGGCCCTCACCATAGCTGGCTCTCTTCTCAGTCCAGGCCAGCAGCTCCTTGGCATAGCGGCTCCATGTCTTGGCATAATCCAGGGCTGCATCCACTCCCCCTTTGGTCCGAATGAGCCGCAAATCCAATTCCTCCCCTGGGGCAGATGGGTGGAACCCTTAACTCTGAACACTGCCCTCCTGTGGAAGTTTTCCCTGAGCCTGGGGACTAGTCCAATAGCCCCTGTCCTACACCCTCATGGCATTGGGATCAGTGCCCTGATGGCAACTTTACAGATTCTCTACTCAGACTGGGGACTCCCTGCAGGCTGGGGTTTGGATCTGCTGTGTGCACTGCTGTACGTCCCCTGAACCTGAACAATGCCTGACATGGAAGAGTCAGTGCTGACTTACTGAAGAAAGAACTCCTTTCTGACCCCACCATCCTGGCCTCAAAGTACCCTACCTGTGAGGGGTGCAAGACCCTCTGGGGAGGGGCCACTCCAACGGCTGGCTTCACTGGTCTGGTGGGGGGGAGACAGCATTCAGGAGCAAGCAAGGCAGAGACTCTGGCTCAGGCCCCTTTTCCTTGTCCCCCAAGTCCCACTTACCACAGGGGCCGTGGTGACCTTGTCAGGATCCAGGTCTTCTGAGAGTACAGGGTCTCCAGACAGCATCTCAAAGGTTCTGGGGAGGGGAAGTAAAAGGGTCAGAGCCCACCTCTGTCCAGTCTGTCCTGCATGTATGtgtggggaggtgctggggaacCTAGGGCAGTTTGGGGGACAGTCCTGGATATTACCTCCCAGTCCTGGCATCTTGTGTCTGGGAGGTCCGAGGATTTGGCAGAAACTaggtgagaattttttttttttttaatagaacttGATAAAGGGTTTGAAGGGCCCTAGATAACTTTGGGGTTCATAGAGTGGTATTATAGCAATCTCAATTGTTTTAAGGGGTCACAAGAAGGATATGTGGTGGGCTTAGGGCCACTTTGGGGGTATACATTAAACATCTGGGATCCCATTTTAGACTTTTGATATTATTAGATAAGTGGGTCCAGATGTTGCAGGTTCCAAATGAGGCTTAAGGGCACCTAGATGATTAGAGATTTTGGGGATCCTGGAAGGATTTGGGTGACCCAGGTTCAGACTCACACATTCCCTAGTGAGATCTCAAGGTTATCCAGGCTCCGGAAGATGTCACTGTACCTCTTCCTGCTCTCAGGAGCTGGGGGGTACCCTGGGGGAGGAGAGTGTAATACATGGGCCAACCACTGCCTCCCTCCACCCACGACACACAAGCCACAATCAGCACCTCAACCACTCTCATTTAgaggggtagagagagagagagtgtggggGCGTGGGGAGAGTGGGATACAGGGAGAGTGGGCTTAGGTGGGGCCAACTCAGGGCAGGCAGATGGACCCAGATACAACTAGAGACAGCTGCTCAGAGGAGCAGACACCCACACAGGCGGGACCcagaagcaaaacaacaaaacattccCCAGATGCAGCTACATTATCCGGGAGGAGAGTGCCGGCTTTGACAATGGAACCACATGGACCCCAGGCTAGACAGATGGAAATACACGTGGGACACACAGGCACAGAGCCTGCGGCATAAACACATGGACAGACTGAAATCACAAGGGACTTCAAGACTGAGCGACTCTCCACATACAAGAGACACAAAGACATCCGGAAACACAAGTCGGACCTTTTCCACATTTCTGTTGCCGCCCCCGCCCCTCTTCTAGGGGCTTCAGATCAACACTGTCCGCTCCCTGGGGCTATGGAGGAGCCCTGTGGGGATCCTACTGCGTTGCCCTCTCCAACAGCGGTCGTGACACCCTGCCCCCATCACAAAAATCAGAAGCAGAAGCGGCCACTTCCCTTTCCTGGGCCCCCTCCCCCCGTCGTCCTGGGTGAAGGCTCGGAAGTGGGTGGGGGGGGGAGTCAAGCGCTGGTGTCCTGAGCCCCTCCCGGTTGGGGGATCCCCACCACGGTGGATTCCTGCGATCTTTCAATTCAGGAACTCTTTCCCCGCCTCTCGAGACCAAGAGGGACGGAAGGGGTTACTCAATTTAGGCACTGAGAGGGACGTCGTGGCAGTCTCCCCCGATGCCCAGATCCAAGACCCCCTACCTGGCTCTGATGTATCCATGGTTAAGCCGAGATTGCTCAGCGGAGACCTGGCCCGGGACTGGGCTGCACGCCGGCGGGGACCAGCCCCGATTTCCTGCCGCTGCCGGCGCCGCCCTGGTCCAGCTTCGCCCCGCCCCGCTGAGACCACGCCCACGGAAAGGCCACGCCCCACGCGGCAGCCACACCCCCGAGGCCCGGAAACCGGGTCTACGACCACTGCTCCAGCCACGGGAGTTCGCGTCTCGTCAGTCTCGCCGTAGACCAGCCCAGGTTGCAGCGTCCCAGACTAGGGGCGAAGTCCCAGACTTCGTCTAAGACGGATCGTTTTCTCAGATTTGTGCCAATCTAAAGCCCACGGAGTCTCAGTGCCCCGAGATCGTCGGTCTGGGGTGTCTGTCCCAGAAACTTCCACACCCTATGACCCAGTAACCTCCATGCCCCGAGATACGTGGGATCTCGGAATCCACGCACACCCCATCCGGGCAATGGTGGCCCCTAGTGGAGGCCTGATGTTCTGCATTATTTCAGTCGAATTCAAAGACCCGCTAATGTCCTGGGGCCCAGTctgtgacctgcttcctccctcACCCCCGGTCTTCAACGCTGGACCTGGCTCTTGGTGCCCCCTGAGTGTAGTCAGAATACCCCTCTTAGGGACAGGAGCACAGAGGACCCTGTCTCAGGGATATGACATCTAACTCCTGGTGACTTCAGCAGCTCCTGTTAGGTAGCATCAggttccccttcccctcctcagGCCCTGTCCAGTGAGTGCCCTTCACTGCCAGTCTCGGCCCCCTCCCTCAGCCTCTATCTGGCTGCTGTTCCCAGGGTTTTACTCATGGCACACTGCCTGATGAAGCTAGCCACGTGTGGGCAGGAGGGGACTGACTACAAGCAACTAAGTCAGTTATGAAGATGCATCCACATACAGCAGTGTGGGATTTTtggctggaaataaaaaaaaaactttaaagtatGTGTAAAATTTTGCTTCCTTAAG from Sciurus carolinensis chromosome 17, mSciCar1.2, whole genome shotgun sequence encodes the following:
- the Gmip gene encoding GEM-interacting protein isoform X3, which produces MDTSEPGYPPAPESRKRYSDIFRSLDNLEISLGNVTFEMLSGDPVLSEDLDPDKVTTAPVGRNWICGSFGPKGEWMQPWIMPRHGAAMPRSCWPGLRREPAMEFAKSIMKIAETGKVSIHQQSHMPLQYIYTLFLEHDLNLGALALETVAQQKRDYYQPLAAKRTEIEKWRKEFKEQWMKEQKRMNEAVQALRRAQLQYVQRSEDLRARSQGSPEDHAPQASPGTTKQQERRRRSREEAQTKALEAEGLYQACVREANARQQDLENTKRRIVSHVRKLVLQGDEVLRRVTLGLFGLRRAQAERGPRAFAALSECCAPFEPGQRYQEFVRALRPEDPPPPPPAFSFQEFAPTPTVHSSPLDSRKKFSGPPPPRLDESSTEPGPWEDTGIGWQGTPGPTPGSDVDSVGGGSESRSLDSPTSSPGPGTRRLVKVSSTGTESSDDFEERDPDMGDGLENGLGSPFRKWTLSTAAQTHRLRRLRGPAKCRECEAFMVSGTECEECFLTCHKRCLETLLILCGHQRLPVRTPLFGVDFLQLPRDFPEEVPFVITRCTAEIEHRALSVQGIYRVSGSRVRVERLCQAFENGRALVELSGNSPHDISSVLKRFLQELTDPVVPFHFYDAFISLAKTLHADPGDNPGTPSPSPEVIRSLKTLLVQLPDSNYNTLRHLVAHLFRVAAQFEENKMSANNLGIVFGPTLLRPPDGPRAAGASPVTCLLDSGHQAQLVEFLIVHYEQIFGMDELPLATEPLPQDPSPAPRPLTTSPQPPVPILDPELQSSALALDLDPDPTSHSAQEKHSEATPSEIPTLQSDQREEVAEDTKDGEGEVSSQGPEDSLLGTQSRGHFSRQPVKYPRGGVRPVTHQLSSLALVASKLCEEAPITVHRGSLRGRGPGPAAASPDSSPLRRTPLPKHFEITQETARLLSKLDSEAVPRTCCPDPPPEETEDHL
- the Gmip gene encoding GEM-interacting protein isoform X4, which translates into the protein MLSGDPVLSEDLDPDKVTTAPVTSEASRWSGPSPEGLAPLTGEELDLRLIRTKGGVDAALDYAKTWSRYAKELLAWTEKRASYEQEFAKSIMKIAETGKVSIHQQSHMPLQYIYTLFLEHDLNLGALALETVAQQKRDYYQPLAAKRTEIEKWRKEFKEQWMKEQKRMNEAVQALRRAQLQYVQRSEDLRARSQGSPEDHAPQASPGTTKQQERRRRSREEAQTKALEAEGLYQACVREANARQQDLENTKRRIVSHVRKLVLQGDEVLRRVTLGLFGLRRAQAERGPRAFAALSECCAPFEPGQRYQEFVRALRPEDPPPPPPAFSFQEFAPTPTVHSSPLDSRKKFSGPPPPRLDESSTEPGPWEDTGIGWQGTPGPTPGSDVDSVGGGSESRSLDSPTSSPGPGTRRLVKVSSTGTESSDDFEERDPDMGDGLENGLGSPFRKWTLSTAAQTHRLRRLRGPAKCRECEAFMVSGTECEECFLTCHKRCLETLLILCGHQRLPVRTPLFGVDFLQLPRDFPEEVPFVITRCTAEIEHRALSVQGIYRVSGSRVRVERLCQAFENGRALVELSGNSPHDISSVLKRFLQELTDPVVPFHFYDAFISLAKTLHADPGDNPGTPSPSPEVIRSLKTLLVQLPDSNYNTLRHLVAHLFRVAAQFEENKMSANNLGIVFGPTLLRPPDGPRAAGASPVTCLLDSGHQAQLVEFLIVHYEQIFGMDELPLATEPLPQDPSPAPRPLTTSPQPPVPILDPELQSSALALDLDPDPTSHSAQEKHSEATPSEIPTLQSDQREEVAEDTKDGEGEVSSQGPEDSLLGTQSRGHFSRQPVKYPRGGVRPVTHQLSSLALVASKLCEEAPITVHRGSLRGRGPGPAAASPDSSPLRRTPLPKHFEITQETARLLSKLDSEAVPRTCCPDPPPEETEDHL
- the Gmip gene encoding GEM-interacting protein isoform X2, producing MDTSEPGYPPAPESRKRYSDIFRSLDNLEISLGNVTFEMLSGDPVLSEDLDPDKVTTAPVTSEASRWSGPSPEGLAPLTGEELDLRLIRTKGGVDAALDYAKTWSRYAKELLAWTEKRASYEQEFAKSIMKIAETGKVSIHQQSHMPLQYIYTLFLEHDLNLGALALETVAQQKRDYYQPLAAKRTEIEKWRKEFKEQWMKEQKRMNEAVQALRRAQLQYVQRSEDLRARSQGSPEDHAPQASPGTTKQQERRRRSREEAQTKALEAEGLYQACVREANARQQDLENTKRRIVSHVRKLVLQGDEVLRRVTLGLFGLRRAQAERGPRAFAALSECCAPFEPGQRYQEFVRALRPEDPPPPPPAFSFQEFAPTPTVHSSPLDSRKKFSGPPPPRLDESSTEPGPWEDTGIGWQGPTPGSDVDSVGGGSESRSLDSPTSSPGPGTRRLVKVSSTGTESSDDFEERDPDMGDGLENGLGSPFRKWTLSTAAQTHRLRRLRGPAKCRECEAFMVSGTECEECFLTCHKRCLETLLILCGHQRLPVRTPLFGVDFLQLPRDFPEEVPFVITRCTAEIEHRALSVQGIYRVSGSRVRVERLCQAFENGRALVELSGNSPHDISSVLKRFLQELTDPVVPFHFYDAFISLAKTLHADPGDNPGTPSPSPEVIRSLKTLLVQLPDSNYNTLRHLVAHLFRVAAQFEENKMSANNLGIVFGPTLLRPPDGPRAAGASPVTCLLDSGHQAQLVEFLIVHYEQIFGMDELPLATEPLPQDPSPAPRPLTTSPQPPVPILDPELQSSALALDLDPDPTSHSAQEKHSEATPSEIPTLQSDQREEVAEDTKDGEGEVSSQGPEDSLLGTQSRGHFSRQPVKYPRGGVRPVTHQLSSLALVASKLCEEAPITVHRGSLRGRGPGPAAASPDSSPLRRTPLPKHFEITQETARLLSKLDSEAVPRTCCPDPPPEETEDHL
- the Gmip gene encoding GEM-interacting protein isoform X1 codes for the protein MDTSEPGYPPAPESRKRYSDIFRSLDNLEISLGNVTFEMLSGDPVLSEDLDPDKVTTAPVTSEASRWSGPSPEGLAPLTGEELDLRLIRTKGGVDAALDYAKTWSRYAKELLAWTEKRASYEQEFAKSIMKIAETGKVSIHQQSHMPLQYIYTLFLEHDLNLGALALETVAQQKRDYYQPLAAKRTEIEKWRKEFKEQWMKEQKRMNEAVQALRRAQLQYVQRSEDLRARSQGSPEDHAPQASPGTTKQQERRRRSREEAQTKALEAEGLYQACVREANARQQDLENTKRRIVSHVRKLVLQGDEVLRRVTLGLFGLRRAQAERGPRAFAALSECCAPFEPGQRYQEFVRALRPEDPPPPPPAFSFQEFAPTPTVHSSPLDSRKKFSGPPPPRLDESSTEPGPWEDTGIGWQGTPGPTPGSDVDSVGGGSESRSLDSPTSSPGPGTRRLVKVSSTGTESSDDFEERDPDMGDGLENGLGSPFRKWTLSTAAQTHRLRRLRGPAKCRECEAFMVSGTECEECFLTCHKRCLETLLILCGHQRLPVRTPLFGVDFLQLPRDFPEEVPFVITRCTAEIEHRALSVQGIYRVSGSRVRVERLCQAFENGRALVELSGNSPHDISSVLKRFLQELTDPVVPFHFYDAFISLAKTLHADPGDNPGTPSPSPEVIRSLKTLLVQLPDSNYNTLRHLVAHLFRVAAQFEENKMSANNLGIVFGPTLLRPPDGPRAAGASPVTCLLDSGHQAQLVEFLIVHYEQIFGMDELPLATEPLPQDPSPAPRPLTTSPQPPVPILDPELQSSALALDLDPDPTSHSAQEKHSEATPSEIPTLQSDQREEVAEDTKDGEGEVSSQGPEDSLLGTQSRGHFSRQPVKYPRGGVRPVTHQLSSLALVASKLCEEAPITVHRGSLRGRGPGPAAASPDSSPLRRTPLPKHFEITQETARLLSKLDSEAVPRTCCPDPPPEETEDHL